TCGATGAAAGATATTGATAATCTGTCTTTTGAAAACGAAAAAATTCTCGTAACAAACCAAACGACGATGAGCCAATGGGATGTTGCCTTCCTGATGGATAGTTTAAAAGAAAAATTCCCGCATGTCGAAGTGCATAAAGAAATTTGCCTTGCGACACAGGTTCGTCAAGAAGCAGTTGCTGAACAGGCCGGTGCTTCCGACTTATTAATCGTTGTTGGCGATCCAAAATCGAACAACTCGAACCGTTTAACACAAGTATCGGTAGAAATTGCCGGAACACCATCTTACCGCATCTCGGATATTTCAGAGCTGCAAATTGAATGGCTTGAAAACGTTGAAACTGTAGCAGTAACTGCAGGTGCTTCAACACCGACACCTATCGTTAAGGAAGTCATTGCATTCCTAGAAAAGTTTGATAAAAACGATCCAGCAACACATGAAATCGTACGTTCCGTAACATTGGATAAAATTTTACCGAAAATTAAAGCACCAAAACCTGTTGAAAAAATTATGCCTTACTAATCGTAAAAAAATCATCATTTCCACTAGGGGAATGATGATTTTTTAATAAATTCCGGGCTTACCTATTCCTTAATAAAATATTGATTGATCGGTCTCCCAACACTGCCATATTGGATATCTACCTGAATTAGATGATTTTTCTCCATAAAATCTAAATAGCGCCGCGCAGTTACACGAGCTACACCGATGCCTGTTGCAACATCATCTGCTGAGGCACCACCTGAAGACTGTTTTAGAAAAACCAATACTTTATCCATTGTGGCACGGTTAAAGCCTTTAGGAAGCTCTTGAGCTATCATGTGGGGTGGATTTTGCCCTTCCTT
This window of the Solibacillus isronensis genome carries:
- a CDS encoding 4-hydroxy-3-methylbut-2-enyl diphosphate reductase, with amino-acid sequence MKVVKINPRGYCYGVVDAMVIARNAALDPTLPRPIYILGMIVHNKHVTDAFEQDGIITLDGENRKEIIEQVEQGTVIFTAHGVSPEIREIAKRKGLVSIDATCPDVTVTHDLIREKTAEGYDIIYIGKKGHPEPEGAIGVAPDHVHLVQSMKDIDNLSFENEKILVTNQTTMSQWDVAFLMDSLKEKFPHVEVHKEICLATQVRQEAVAEQAGASDLLIVVGDPKSNNSNRLTQVSVEIAGTPSYRISDISELQIEWLENVETVAVTAGASTPTPIVKEVIAFLEKFDKNDPATHEIVRSVTLDKILPKIKAPKPVEKIMPY